A stretch of Porites lutea chromosome 5, jaPorLute2.1, whole genome shotgun sequence DNA encodes these proteins:
- the LOC140938606 gene encoding UDP-glucuronosyltransferase 2B14-like, which produces MAALGTVLLLSLVSGCFAAKFVMFPMFGRSHYMILNKLAQELSDRGHEVILFMGTTAKYGTNNPHVRFFNDSKTFSTITSGKQNTPLSARQQFNILFTTQSSYCDEMLSDVGLMKETNDADLVVGELWYLCSALVADKLSVPQVLISAAPLSTPSSLAVGMPAPPAYIPQISNNDNRMSNIIDRARNVLQWISLYWYYLQDFCPLYSNIKAKYNITPNKSIHETLGRADLIIGQVPFGLEHPRPVHPNTRVVGPFLPSPAKPLPKELEEFIGKDGDQDVILVSFGSILGEIAELNEPLLQRMADAFSKLPQKVIWKMKLEGKLHVSVSDNVKLMSWLPQNDILGHPRTRLFIGHAGINGILESTYHGVPMILAPFFGDQFYNANTMKQLGLAEVVNLWSMSSEEFVSLIQKVLSDPSYRKMAKGISNSVKLLPRPPVKEAADWVEYTLAQGGLPFLRARGLDLPFYQLYLLDILLLAFLILFLTVFALRFLLKAAINLLLAPATKEKAS; this is translated from the exons GTTATTCTATTTATGGGAACAACGGCTAAATATGGTACAAACAATCCACATGTACGCTTCTTTAACGACAGCAAGACCTTCTCTACGATCACTTCAGGAAAGCAGAACACGCCGTTGAGTGCAAGACAGCAATTTAACATTCTTTTCACCACCCAGTCATCGTATTGCGATGAAATGCTAAGTGACGTGGGGCTTATGAAGGAAACTAATGATGCCGATCTCGTTGTTGGTGAACTGTGGTATCTCTGCTCAGCGTTAGTAGCGGACAAATTATCAGTACCGCAAGTTTTGATATCTGCAGCGCCTTTGTCCACACCATCTTCGCTTGCAGTTGGTATGCCCGCTCCGCCAGCCTATATACCTCAAATAAGCAACAATGATAATAGAATGTCAAATATTATTGACAGAGCTAGGAATGTACTACAATGGATATCACTGTATTGGTATTACTTGCAGGATTTTTGCCCACTTTATAGCAATATTAAAGCAAAATACAACATCACACCCAACAAAAGCATCCACGAAACACTCGGAAGAGCTGATCTGATTATCGGTCAGGTGCCGTTTGGATTAGAGCATCCGAGGCCTGTCCATCCAA ACACTCGGGTTGTTGGTCCATTCCTTCCCAGTCCAGCTAAGCCTCTACCAAAAGAACTGGAGGAATTCATAGGAAAAGACGGTGACCAAGATGTTATCTTAGTTTCATTTGGTAGCATTTTGGGAGAAATTGCAGAATTAAATGAACCACTCTTGCAAAGAATGGCAGACGCTTTCTCTAAGCTTCCACAAAAGGTTATCTGGAAAATGAAGTTAGAAG GCAAGCTACATGTGTCAGTAAGTGACAATGTCAAACTGATGTCATGGTTACCACAGAATGACATTCTCGGTCATCCTAGGACTCGTCTATTTATAGGCCACGCAGGAATTAATGGTATCCTAGAATCAACCTACCACGGAGTGCCAATGATCCTTGCACCCTTTTTTGGAGATCAATTTTACAATGCTAACACTATGAAGCAGTTAGGACTTGCGGAGGTTGTAAACTTGTGGTCCATGTCATCAGAAGAATTCGTTAGCTTGATACAAAAAGTGTTAAGCGACCCTAG TTATCGCAAGATGGCAAAAGGAATATCCAATTCGGTTAAGCTTCTGCCGCGCCCACCTGTAAAAGAAGCCGCTGACTGGGTGGAGTACACGCTGGCTCAGGGTGGCTTACCGTTCCTCAGAGCTCGAGGACTGGACCTGCCATTTTATCAGCTGTATCTTCTGGATATTTTATTGTTGGCATTTTTGATCTTGTTTTTAACAGTGTTTGCTCTCAGATTCTTGTTAAAGGCAGCTATTAATCTTTTGTTGGCACCAGCTACAAAAGAGAAAGCTAGCTAA
- the LOC140937139 gene encoding 2-hydroxyacylsphingosine 1-beta-galactosyltransferase-like: protein MAILGTVLLFSLVSGCFAAKFVMFPMFGRSHYMILNKLAQELSDRGHEVILFVGTTAKYATNNPHVRFFNDSKTFSTITSGKQNTPSSAREQFNILFTTQSTCCDEMLTDMELMKETNDADLVVGELWYLCSALVADKLSVPHVLISAATFSTPTSFAVGLPAPLAYIPQISNNDNRMSNIIDRARNVLQWILLYWYYLQDLCPLYSNVKAKYNITPNKSIHETLGRADLIIGQIPFGLEHPRPVHPNTRVVGPFLPSPAKPLPKELEEFIGKDGDQDVILVSFGSILGEIAELNVPLLQRMADAFSKLPQKVIWKMKLEGTLQVSVSDNVKLMSWLPQNDILGHPKTRLFIGHAGINGILESTYHGVPMILAPFFGDQFYNANTMKQLGLAEVVNLWSMSSEEFVSLIQKVLSDPSYRKMAKGISNSVKLLPRPPVKEAADWVEYTLAQGGLPFLRARGLDLPFYQLYLLDILFLAFLILFLTVFALRFLLKAAINLLLTPAAKEKTS from the exons ATGGCGATTTTGGGAACAGTTCTGTTGTTCTCGCTTGTTTCAGGATGCTTTGCTGCAAAATTTGTCATGTTTCCCATGTTTGGACGAAGCCATTACATGATTCTAAACAAACTGGCACAAGAACTGTCAGATAGGGGCCATGAG GTTATTCTTTTTGTGGGAACAACGGCTAAATATGCTACCAACAATCCACATGTACGCTTCTTTAACGACAGCAAGACCTTCTCTACGATCACTTCAGGAAAGCAGAACACGCCGTCGAGTGCAAGAGAGCAATTTAACATTCTTTTCACCACCCAGTCAACTTGTTGCGATGAAATGCTTACTGACATGGAGCTAATGAAGGAGACTAATGATGCCGATCTCGTTGTCGGTGAACTGTGGTATCTCTGCTCGGCGTTAGTAGCGGACAAATTATCAGTACCTCATGTTTTGATATCTGCAGCCACTTTTTCCACACCAACTTCGTTTGCAGTTGGTCTGCCCGCTCCGCTAGCCTATATACCTCAAATAAGCAACAATGATAATAGAATGTCGAATATCATTGACAGAGCCAGGAATGTACTACAATGGATATTACTGTATTGGTATTACTTGCAAGATCTCTGCCCACTTTATAGCAAtgttaaagcaaaatacaaCATCACACCCAACAAAAGCATCCACGAAACACTTGGAAGAGCTGATCTGATTATCGGTCAGATACCGTTTGGATTAGAGCATCCGAGGCCTGTCCATCCAA ACACTCGGGTTGTTGGTCCATTCCTTCCCAGTCCAGCTAAGCCTCTACCAAAAGAGCTGGAGGAATTCATAGGAAAAGATGGTGACCAAGATGTTATCTTAGTTTCATTTGGTAGCATTTTGGGAGAAATTGCAGAATTAAATGTACCACTCTTGCAAAGAATGGCTGACGCTTTCTCTAAGCTTCCACAAAAGGTTATCTGGAAAATGAAGTTAGAAG GCACGCTACAGGTGTCAGTAAGTGACAATGTCAAACTGATGTCATGGTTACCACAGAATGACATTCTCGGTCATCCTAAGACTCGTCTATTTATAGGCCACGCAGGAATTAATGGTATCCTAGAATCAACCTACCACGGAGTGCCAATGATCCTTGCACCTTTTTTTGGAGATCAATTTTACAACGCTAACACTATGAAGCAGTTAGGACTTGCGGAGGTTGTAAACTTGTGGTCCATGTCATCAGAAGAGTTCGTTAGCTTGATACAAAAAGTGTTAAGCGACCCTAG TTATCGCAAGATGGCAAAAGGAATATCCAATTCGGTTAAGCTCCTGCCGCGCCCACCTGTAAAAGAAGCCGCTGACTGGGTTGAGTACACGCTGGCTCAGGGTGGCTTACCGTTCCTCAGAGCTCGAGGACTGGACCTGCCATTTTATCAGCTGTATCTTCtggatattttatttttggcatttttgaTCTTGTTTTTAACAGTGTTTGCTCTCAGATTCTTGTTAAAGGCAGCTATTAATCTTTTGTTGACGCCagctgcaaaagaaaaaactagcTAA